The following proteins are encoded in a genomic region of Ostrea edulis chromosome 7, xbOstEdul1.1, whole genome shotgun sequence:
- the LOC130047635 gene encoding protein PopC-like — protein sequence MRICLAKVQCLVLFLVRTSVIPCVAAEICPLPPPCECDREETIVYCRNKNLTTIPPVTKADGLWSFHLGANKIKYIPSKWFSGVKLQMLFIDSNEIDSIDDDAFTGSEDSLNVLQLHDNSLRELPTAVGNLRKLLGITLQGNPLPDFRKDVLQNISSSLRYISMGSDVMPKWPDSLNYLCNLISINLYDVAFPNIPDAGFHAFRKNLTSLSLYNTGLTALPSLDDLDSLRNLIFQGNKNLTANAISNTVKSGLPNLMGVTFQDNNLKTLPNIFMKSPKLSVLNVYSEPMEYLRDETFPPNAFMTLSFNNTKFASVPFCVSSLSHVTSLQMAYNRITEISSEDFRGMTKLSSLDLSGNPITRVSKDAFMAMNDITYVRLDYTNLTTIPSAITNINALQVVEFSHSPILCTCESIGWIKHWKTIPANLQLIGYCTNIEMNLMAYIHKEVPKCLN from the exons ATGCGAATCTGCCTCGCAA AGGTGCAGTGTCTTGTTTTGTTTCTGGTTCGAACATCGGTTATTCCCTGTGTAGCAGCCGAAATATGTCCGCTTCCCCCGCCATGTGAGTGTGACAGAGAGGAAACAATCGTGTACTGCCGGAACAAGAACTTAACTACCATTCCGCCTGTCACTAAAGCTGATGGATTATGGTCATTTCATCTTGGTGCCAATAAGATCAAATATATTCCATCTAAATGGTTCTCGGGAGTGAAGCTTCAAATGTTGTTTATTGACAGTAACGAAATTGACAGCATTGATGACGATGCATTTACCGGAAGTGAGGATAGCTTGAATGTCCTTCAGTTGCATGATAACTCACTGAGGGAATTACCAACAGCTGTAGGGAATTTGAGAAAACTGTTGGGTATCACTCTACAGGGAAATCCTCTGCCAGATTTCAGGAAAGATGTGCTGCAAAATATATCATCGTCTTTGCGGTATATAAGTATGGGATCCGATGTAATGCCGAAATGGCCTGACAGCCTGAACTATCTCTGCAATTTGATTTCAATCAATCTCTACGACGTTGCTTTTCCAAATATTCCTGACGCCGGATTCCACGCGTTTAGAAAAAACTTGACTTCCTTAAGCCTTTATAATACAGGATTAACTGCTCTACCGTCATTGGATGATCTAGATTCtttaagaaatttaatttttcaagGTAACAAAAACCTGACTGCAAATGCCATATCAAACACGGTAAAAAGCGGTCTGCCAAACCTAATGGGTGTGACGTTTCAAGACAATAATCTGAAAACACTCCCAAATATCTTCATGAAATCTCCGAAACTCAGTGTTTTGAATGTTTACTCAGAACCCATGGAGTATTTACGTGATGAGACCTTCCCACCTAATGCATTCATGACCCTATCTTTCAACAATACAAAGTTCGCCAGTGTGCCATTTTGTGTGTCGTCGCTCTCACATGTCACTAGCTTACAAATGGCCTACAACAGAATCACAGAAATCTCAAGTGAAGACTTCCGTGGTATGACGAAGCTTTCATCGTTGGATCTGTCTGGAAATCCAATTACCCGAGTGTCTAAAGACGCCTTCATGGCCATGAATGATATTACATATGTTCGCTTGGACTACACGAATCTAACCACCATACCATCTGCGATCACGAACATTAATGCTCTTCAAGTGGTTGAATTTTCCCACTCTCCAATCCTATGTACGTGTGAAAGCATTGGATGGATTAAGCATTGGAAAACAATACCGGCAAATCTACAACTAATTGGTTATTGTACAAacattgaaatgaatttaatgGCGTACATTCATAAGGAGGTTCCAAAATGCCTTAACTAG